The Candidatus Tanganyikabacteria bacterium genome contains the following window.
CGGGCCTGGGACTCTACACCGCGCGCGCCCTCATCGAGCACATGGGCGGCGAGATGGGCGTCGAGTCCGCGGCGGGCCGGATCGGTTTCTGGTTCGAGTTGCCCACCGCCCGCCAAGCGAGCGCCGACGGAGTCCCTAAGGAGTCTTCTCCGGCTGGCTAGCGGCCGGAGGCTCCGGCGGCGCCGGGGGTTCCGGCTCGTTGAGGTTGTTGAGGCCCTTCTTGAACTCGCCCAGGGCCT
Protein-coding sequences here:
- a CDS encoding twin-arginine translocase TatA/TatE family subunit; this encodes MITPTTALVVGAIALIVFGPKQLPELAKGLGKALGEFKKGLNNLNEPEPPAPPEPPAASQPEKTP